In Cheilinus undulatus linkage group 16, ASM1832078v1, whole genome shotgun sequence, one DNA window encodes the following:
- the LOC121524571 gene encoding uncharacterized protein LOC121524571, producing MNLGLSALFLILGLFLSSSATSVEECRALITPLSTFEPQLGRWNFIMGFIDSNPHKVLFKTTKTHWTEYIKTGSVSHPVYKQLIGIKHPTYCKYGSFPMTLHSNTALVDKSNFTCTHHSLPTCQNCLLYLVNARNNDITVNSGDNPDPQAIPEVKYYRAFYLMAKANHINHSDYVHALKQAKCLGFTGDPDFILDPKSEYCEKRDNDND from the exons ATGAATCTGGGGCTCAGCGCTCTTTTCCTGATCCTTGGCTTGTTTCTGAGCAGCTCTGCTACCAGTGTTGAAGAATGCAGAGCTCTGATCACCCCTCTGTCGACTTTTGAACCG caaCTGGGAAGGTGGAACTTCATTATGGGCTTCATTGATAGTAATCCACATAAAGTATTGTTCAAGACGACTAAGACCCATTGGACTGAGTACATCAAAACTGGATCTGTTTCGCATCCAGTATATAAACAGCTCATTGGGATCAAGCA TCCTACATACTGCAAGTACGGATCTTTCCCCATGACTCTTCATTCCAACACTGCATTAGTGGACA agTCCAACTTCACCTGCACACACCACTCTCTGCCAACCTGTCAAAACTGTCTGCTCTACCTTGTTAACGCAAGAAACAACGACATTACAGTCAACAGTGGAGACAATCCAGACCCTCAAGCCATCCCAGAGGTCAAATACTATCGTGCTTTCTACTTGATGG CCAAAGCAAACCACATCAATCACTCAGACTATGTGCATGCCCTGAAGCAGGCAAAATGTCTGGGTTTCACAGGAGACCCCGACTTCATCCTCGACCCCAAAAGTG AGTACTGCGAGAAACGAGATAACGACAATGACTAG